One genomic region from Gossypium hirsutum isolate 1008001.06 chromosome D13, Gossypium_hirsutum_v2.1, whole genome shotgun sequence encodes:
- the LOC107894269 gene encoding uncharacterized protein, whose protein sequence is MSKRYVPPLPPPSQQSSPLFKQRSWSPDAERDEAWLRRKEVYGSGLRRSQSFTEDDLDELKGCLDLGFGFEPDSPVLDPKLSHALPALPFYCAVNRQYNGRISRSSSASSMDSFSDAGSTNSIIDQGDDPEMVKIKLRQWAQVVACSVRQFPRGPK, encoded by the exons ATGTCGAAACGCTACGTGCCTCCGCTACCTCCTCCCTCGCAACAATCAAGCCCTTTGTTCAAGCAGCGGTCATGGTCTCCTGACGCTGAGCGAGACGAGGCGTGGCTCAGGCGGAAGGAAGTTTACGGCTCGGGGCTCCGCCGTAGTCAGAGCTTCACGGAAGATGATTTGGATGAGCTCAAAGGTTGTTTAGATTTAGGTTTCGGCTTCGAACCAGATTCGCCTGTGTTAGATCCGAAACTATCCCATGCTTTACCCGCTTTGCCGTTTTACTGTGCCGTTAATCGTCAGTACAATGGCAGGATATCGAGGTCGTCGTCCGCGTCATCGATGGACTCTTTTAGTGACGCCGGTAGCACTAACTCGATAATTGATCAAG GCGATGATCCGGAGATGGTTAAGATTAAGTTGCGTCAATGGGCTCAGGTGGTGGCATGTTCGGTGCGGCAGTTTCCACGGGGACCAAAGTGA